In one window of Arachis ipaensis cultivar K30076 chromosome B06, Araip1.1, whole genome shotgun sequence DNA:
- the LOC107648788 gene encoding AT-hook motif nuclear-localized protein 7-like produces the protein MEPLKEGVFSGSTGNTNSDTPVTTQFPPQVMNLNFGNLGGGPQPPPLPPQPQPQPPREQPQAPPGTATMSPATTGTGGASGQGSLELFGKKKRGRPRKYDSEGNLRVPNQPPPGFSLTPGSGSEFSSKRGRCSSAKSHASGSWNLLSSLGLLGSTTGTDFTPHVVTVHAGEDVAGKIFSIAQKGPMGICILSANGAISKATLRQPGSSGGLLTYEGRFELLSLSGSFTVPDSSAAIPSSGLSVSLAGPDGRVIGGGVAGLLTAATPIQIVVGSFMPNGQKPQKRKYTRQPVASHAASGPMATVSAAGPISRSNPGGENPLGSLSQLPDQGQRESVSASNDKLNLDDTLNGDNWNDTEDFSDHRPSPDINISLPDE, from the exons ATGGAACCACTTAAGGAGGGTGTGTTTTCCGGTTCAACCGGGAACACAAACTCCGATACACCGGTAACTACCCAGTTTCCACCCCAGGTGATGAACTTGAACTTTGGAAACCTTGGAGGAGGACCgcaaccaccaccactaccaccacaaCCGCAACCACAGCCACCACGGGAACAACCACAAGCGCCACCAGGCACAGCTACAATGTCACCGGCAACAACAGGAACAGGTGGTGCTTCGGGGCAAGGGAGTTTGGAGTTGTttgggaagaagaagagagggagaccAAGAAAGTATGACTCTGAAGGGAACCTCAGGGTGCCAAACCAACCACCACCGGGATTCTCTCTAACTCCGGGTTCGGGTTCAGAGTTTTCATCAAAACGGGGTCGTTGCAGTAGTGCAAAATCACATGCTTCTGGAAGCTGGAACCTTCTTTCTTCTTTGG GCTTGCTTGGAAGCACAACTGGTACTGATTTTACACCTCATGTTGTGACAGTTCATGCTGGAGAG GACGTTGCTGGAAAGATTTTCTCGATTGCACAGAAGGGTCCTATGGGAATATGCATTCTTTCTGCAAATGGAGCTATATCTAAAGCTACCTTGCGCCAACCTGGTTCTTCTGGTGGCCTATTAACATACGAG GGTCGATTTGAGCTTTTATCCTTGTCTGGATCATTCACAGTCCCGGATAGTAGTGCTGCAATTCCTTCTAGTGGATTGAGTGTCTCACTGGCTGGCCCTGATGGTCGCGTGATAGGAGGGGGTGTTGCTGGTTTATTGACAGCTGCTACCCCAATCCAG ATTGTAGTGGGAAGCTTCATGCCAAATGGTCAAAAGCCCCAAAAAAGGAAATATACCCGTCAACCGGTAGCCTCTCATGCTGCTTCAGGACCTATGGCAACAGTATCAGCTGCAGGACCTATCTCACGATCAAATCCTGGTGGTGAAAATCCTCTGGGATCTTTATCTCAGTTGCCAGACCAAGGTCAGAGAGAATCAGTCAGCGCATCGAACGATAAACTGAATTTAGATGATACGCTTAATGGTGATAATTGGAATGATACTGAAGATTTTTCGGATCATAGGCCGTCCCCAGACATCAACATATCTTTGCCTGATGAATAG